From a region of the Penaeus vannamei isolate JL-2024 chromosome 2, ASM4276789v1, whole genome shotgun sequence genome:
- the LOC113823820 gene encoding autotransporter adhesin BpaC-like, with the protein MAPNLGSMAPNLGSMAPNLGSMAPNLGSMAPNLGSMAPNLGSMAPNLGSMAPNLGSRAPNLRSMAPNLGSMAPNLGSMAPNLGSMAPNLGSMAPNLGSMAPNLGSMAPNLGSMAPNLGSMAPNLGSMAPNLGSMAPNLGSMAPNLGSMAPNLGSMAPNLGSMAPNLGSMAPNLGSMAPNLGSRAPNLRSMAPNLESMAPNLRSMAPNLGSMAPNLGSMAPNLGSMAPNLGSMAPNLRSMAPNLGSMAPNLGSMAPNLGSMAPNLGSMAPNLRSMAPNLGSMAPNLGSRAPNLRSMTPNLGSMAPNLGSRAPNQGSMAPNLGFMAPNLRSMAPNLGSMAPNLGSRAPNLGSMAPNLGSMAPNLRSMAPNLGSMAPNLGSRAPNLGSRAPNLGSMDPNLGSMAPNLGSRAPNLGSRAPNLGSRAPNLGSMAPNLGSMAPNLGSRAPNLGSRAPNLGAPNLGSRAPNLGSRAPNLGSRAPSGFASYSLGGHGTMRKM; encoded by the coding sequence ATGGCTCCTAACCTGGGCTCCATGGCTCCTAACCTGGGCTCCATGGCTCCTAACCTGGGCTCCATGGCTCCTAACCTGGGCTCCATGGCTCCTAACCTGGGGTCTATGGCTCCCAACCTGGGCTCCATGGCTCCTAACCTGGGGTCCATggctcccaacctggggtccaGGGCTCCCAACCTGAGGTCCATGGCTCCTAACCTGGGGTCCATGGCTCCTAACCTGGGGTCCATggctcccaacctggggtccatggctcccaacctggggtccaTGGCTCCTAACCTGGGGTCCATggctcccaacctggggtccatggctcccaacctggggtccatggctcccaacctggggtccaTGGCTCCTAACCTGGGGTCCATggctcccaacctggggtccatggctcccaacctggggtccatggctcccaacctggggtccatggctcccaacctggggtccaTGGCTCCTAACCTGGGGTCCATGGCTCCTAACCTGGGGTCCATggctcccaacctggggtccatggctcccaacctggggtccaGGGCTCCCAACCTGAGGTCCATGGCTCCTAACCTGGAGTCCATGGCTCCCAACCTGAGGTCCATGGCTCCTAACCTGGGCTCCATggctcccaacctggggtccaTGGCTCCTAACCTGGGGTCCATggctcccaacctggggtccaTGGCTCCCAACCTGAGGTCCATGGCTCCTAACCTGGGGTCCATggctcccaacctggggtccaTGGCTCCTAACCTGGGGTCCATggctcccaacctggggtccaTGGCTCCCAACCTGAGGTCCATGGCTCCTAACCTGGGGTCCATggctcccaacctggggtccaGGGCTCCTAACCTGAGGTCCATGACTCCTAACCTGGGCTCCATggctcccaacctggggtccaGGGCTCCTAACCAGGGGTCCATGGCTCCCAACCTGGGGTTCATGGCTCCTAACCTGAGGTCCATGGCTCCTAACCTGGGCTCCATggctcccaacctggggtccagggctcctaacctggggtccatggctcccaacctggggtccaTGGCTCCTAACCTGAGGTCCATGGCTCCTAACCTGGGCTCCATggctcccaacctggggtccagggctcctaacctggggtccagggctcccaacctggggtccaTGGATCCCAACCTGGGGTCCATGGCTCCCAACCTGGGATCCAGggctcccaacctggggtccagggctcccaacctggggtccaGGGCTCCTAACCTGGGGTCCATGGCTCCTAACCTGGGCTCCATggctcccaacctggggtccagggctcctaacctggggtccagggctcccaacctggg